One window from the genome of Acaryochloris thomasi RCC1774 encodes:
- a CDS encoding iron uptake porin, which yields MYKRSFLGGGLGLFGALALTAPAFADTSVSDLIAETESDSTGQVTSVSQLSDVQPTDWAFQALQSLVERYGCIAGYPNGTFRGNRSATRYEMAAALNACLDQISDRFASKADLDAVKALQDEFAAELATLRGRVDGLEARVDTVEAQQFSTTTKLEGSVIGTIQFGDQTDVDGGIGSSRASALAEVGLTFNTSFTGEDLLQITLLTGNGGNDFFGEFFDAGGGLAGGTVNPGAIEYRDTGPGVELDRLAYEFSPVENLSVTIGPQLYPSDFIDGNSYANDPGADFNSGFFINNALIINDAVDDPGGAGFGFNYNVGGGPLSLRAGYVAAAGGSAVEGATETEGLFGDPHQAV from the coding sequence ATGTATAAAAGATCCTTCTTGGGCGGGGGGCTAGGCCTCTTCGGTGCCCTTGCGTTGACTGCTCCAGCATTTGCAGACACATCGGTTTCAGACCTGATTGCCGAAACAGAATCAGACAGTACTGGCCAGGTGACCTCTGTCTCTCAGTTATCTGATGTGCAGCCCACTGACTGGGCTTTTCAAGCCCTGCAGTCTCTAGTGGAACGCTATGGCTGTATCGCAGGCTATCCCAACGGCACTTTTAGGGGCAACCGCTCAGCCACTCGTTACGAGATGGCTGCAGCGCTCAATGCTTGCTTGGACCAGATTAGCGATCGCTTCGCCTCCAAAGCCGACCTTGATGCCGTCAAAGCCCTACAGGATGAATTTGCAGCAGAGCTTGCCACTTTAAGAGGCCGGGTCGATGGCCTAGAGGCCCGCGTTGATACCGTTGAAGCCCAGCAGTTTTCAACCACCACCAAGCTCGAAGGCTCCGTGATTGGAACCATTCAGTTTGGTGACCAAACCGACGTTGACGGTGGTATTGGCAGCAGTCGTGCTTCAGCGCTGGCAGAAGTTGGATTAACCTTCAACACCAGCTTCACGGGGGAAGACTTACTGCAGATTACCCTCTTGACAGGTAATGGTGGTAACGACTTCTTTGGCGAGTTCTTTGACGCAGGGGGTGGCCTTGCCGGTGGCACCGTCAATCCCGGCGCTATCGAGTATCGAGATACTGGCCCAGGCGTTGAGCTAGATCGTCTTGCCTATGAATTTAGCCCTGTGGAGAACCTTTCAGTCACCATTGGACCACAGCTCTATCCCAGTGATTTTATCGATGGCAATAGCTACGCCAACGATCCGGGTGCCGACTTCAACTCTGGCTTTTTCATTAACAATGCTCTGATCATCAATGATGCCGTCGATGATCCCGGTGGGGCGGGCTTTGGCTTCAACTATAACGTTGGGGGCGGTCCTCTGAGCTTGCGTGCAGGGTACGTGGCCGCTGCAGGCGGTAGTGCGGTTGAAGGCGCAACAGAGACAGAAGGCCTTTTCGGCGACCCGCATCAGGCGGT
- a CDS encoding metal ABC transporter permease has translation MSFASEIVRIADLFQLPFMQRAVLSGVLTGLAGGMLGSFTILRQLSFFSDALGHSALLGLSFAVLLGWNPTAVLLPFAVVFALGVTYLLERTQLWTDALLNIIYSSSLAIAVIVLSFTDTYKGGLHQLLFGDILAVRESDLIFSAVLLLACTLFIGLTLRTQMLITLHEPFAIARGVSVSFHRTTFIVLLALVVGIAIKAIGVLLISAFVVIPACASQLLSRRFSHHVVLSASLGAISAVVGMGLSATMNLPSGPSIVMAQLGLFLGAMIYPRLSRSS, from the coding sequence ATGTCATTTGCTAGTGAAATAGTCCGAATTGCCGATCTCTTTCAGCTCCCGTTTATGCAGCGGGCAGTATTGAGCGGCGTCCTTACTGGGCTGGCGGGTGGAATGTTGGGGAGCTTTACGATTCTGCGTCAGCTCTCTTTCTTTAGTGATGCTCTGGGGCACTCTGCGCTGCTGGGCCTCAGTTTTGCCGTCCTTCTGGGCTGGAACCCCACGGCGGTTTTGCTGCCCTTCGCGGTGGTGTTTGCCCTGGGCGTGACTTACCTACTAGAGCGCACCCAGCTATGGACTGATGCGTTGCTCAACATTATCTATTCATCATCGTTAGCGATCGCAGTCATTGTCCTCAGCTTCACCGACACCTATAAAGGCGGGCTCCATCAGCTTCTGTTTGGCGATATCTTGGCCGTCCGAGAATCGGATTTGATCTTCAGCGCTGTTTTACTGCTAGCCTGCACCTTATTTATTGGCCTCACATTGCGGACTCAAATGCTGATCACGTTGCATGAGCCATTTGCGATCGCAAGGGGCGTTTCGGTCTCATTCCATCGCACCACTTTTATTGTGCTGCTGGCCTTGGTCGTGGGGATTGCCATTAAGGCCATTGGAGTCCTGCTGATTAGTGCCTTTGTGGTGATTCCAGCCTGTGCATCCCAGTTATTATCTCGGCGGTTTAGCCACCATGTAGTGCTATCAGCAAGCTTAGGGGCCATCAGTGCTGTGGTGGGGATGGGACTATCGGCGACCATGAATTTACCGTCAGGGCCGAGCATTGTGATGGCTCAACTGGGACTCTTTTTGGGCGCTATGATTTACCCTAGGCTGTCAAGAAGTTCTTAA
- a CDS encoding metal ABC transporter ATP-binding protein: MQDFIVRVSGLTVARNTHIAVEQVSFSVQAGTNVAIVGPNGAGKSTLIQAMLGILPCHSGEVEILGHRLSPKGVLPARVREQIAYLPQNFIFDRRIPMTVDEMVGLGWHALGFQWPWAGRRERQVAVRQALAQVEALHLRNKRVSSLSGGETKRVLLAYCLVRPRRLLVLDEAPAGLDVRGEAEFYQLLEQLKQTQGWAIMQVSHDLNMVQRQCDHVLCLNRTLRCEGMPDVALSRDSLSAVYGPEFARYHHSCMSDSTLH, from the coding sequence TTGCAAGATTTCATTGTGCGGGTCTCGGGCTTGACGGTGGCCCGCAACACCCATATTGCCGTCGAACAGGTCTCATTTTCGGTGCAGGCCGGGACGAATGTTGCGATTGTCGGTCCCAATGGGGCCGGTAAAAGCACATTGATTCAGGCAATGTTGGGCATTCTGCCTTGTCACAGTGGTGAAGTGGAAATACTGGGCCATCGCCTCAGTCCCAAAGGGGTACTGCCTGCCCGGGTGCGAGAGCAGATCGCCTACCTGCCTCAGAACTTTATCTTCGATCGCCGCATTCCGATGACGGTGGATGAAATGGTGGGATTAGGCTGGCACGCGCTGGGCTTCCAGTGGCCTTGGGCAGGGCGGCGGGAACGGCAGGTGGCCGTTCGTCAAGCGCTGGCTCAAGTCGAAGCCCTGCACTTAAGAAACAAACGGGTAAGCAGCCTTTCGGGGGGAGAAACCAAGCGTGTTTTACTGGCCTATTGCTTGGTGCGGCCCCGCCGCCTGCTGGTTTTAGATGAAGCGCCAGCAGGCTTAGATGTGCGGGGCGAAGCAGAGTTCTATCAGCTACTGGAGCAGCTCAAGCAGACGCAGGGATGGGCCATTATGCAGGTTTCTCACGATCTCAATATGGTGCAGCGTCAGTGTGATCATGTGCTGTGTCTGAATCGCACCCTCCGCTGTGAGGGAATGCCGGATGTTGCCCTCTCTCGCGACAGCTTAAGTGCCGTATATGGGCCAGAGTTCGCCCGGTACCATCATTCCTGTATGTCAGACTCTACATTGCATTAA
- a CDS encoding metal ABC transporter solute-binding protein, Zn/Mn family: protein MKFSHFLFHQSQSTARLSVAFISALAVGLGSCASTPSGESNAAQGGEKLQVMTTFVPITNFTKAVAGDRAQVTQLLPNNVGPHDFQAKPADVQKLTTADVLIENGLEMEAFLEDMVKNAGNDKLAVIDSSQGITVIPNEEEEHKGEEHAEGKHDHGEEHAEGEEHAEGEEHAEDEEHAEGEEHAEHDHGENNPHIWLDPKRVIQQVENIRDGLIAADPEGQSTYEANATAYIEELKNLDAEFTEQLKPYAGKTFVTYHDFADYFAGSYGLKVEYLVGIPAENAKPEDVQRVLKAAKDSNLNTLLSEPQATGSPFEALAKDLNVKVGTFDPLESGGPEALEADYYLTAMRENLKNLTAAFGGQAQSWVPAPSRQRTVATLPQFVQVNF from the coding sequence ATGAAATTTAGTCATTTTCTCTTTCATCAGTCTCAATCTACGGCTCGACTCTCTGTAGCCTTTATCTCAGCTCTGGCTGTGGGCTTAGGCAGTTGTGCTTCGACGCCTTCGGGAGAATCAAATGCGGCGCAAGGGGGCGAGAAGCTGCAGGTAATGACCACCTTTGTACCGATTACGAATTTTACGAAAGCAGTAGCGGGCGATCGCGCCCAAGTCACCCAGCTTTTACCCAACAATGTTGGCCCCCATGACTTTCAAGCTAAACCCGCAGATGTACAGAAGCTGACCACCGCCGATGTGCTAATAGAAAACGGCCTAGAGATGGAGGCATTTCTAGAAGACATGGTCAAAAACGCGGGCAATGACAAGCTAGCCGTGATTGATTCGAGCCAAGGCATTACCGTAATCCCCAATGAAGAAGAGGAGCATAAAGGCGAAGAACACGCTGAAGGCAAACACGACCACGGCGAAGAACATGCTGAAGGCGAAGAACACGCTGAAGGTGAGGAGCATGCCGAAGACGAAGAACATGCTGAAGGTGAGGAGCACGCCGAACACGACCACGGCGAAAACAATCCCCACATCTGGCTTGATCCCAAACGGGTAATCCAGCAGGTCGAGAATATTCGGGATGGATTGATAGCCGCTGACCCCGAGGGCCAGTCCACCTATGAAGCCAACGCGACGGCCTATATCGAAGAGCTGAAAAATCTTGATGCTGAGTTTACCGAGCAGCTTAAGCCCTATGCCGGGAAAACCTTCGTCACCTATCATGATTTTGCTGACTACTTTGCGGGCAGCTACGGCTTGAAAGTAGAGTACCTAGTAGGCATCCCGGCAGAAAATGCCAAACCAGAAGACGTGCAGCGGGTTTTAAAGGCAGCCAAAGACTCTAACCTGAATACGCTACTATCAGAACCCCAGGCCACGGGTAGCCCCTTCGAAGCCCTAGCGAAGGATCTCAATGTGAAAGTGGGCACCTTTGATCCGTTGGAATCTGGTGGTCCAGAGGCATTGGAAGCAGACTACTATTTAACAGCGATGCGAGAGAATCTCAAAAACTTAACAGCGGCCTTTGGCGGTCAAGCCCAGTCTTGGGTTCCGGCTCCATCCCGGCAGCGGACTGTTGCTACCTTGCCTCAGTTTGTGCAGGTCAATTTCTAG
- the hemB gene encoding porphobilinogen synthase, with product MAPAQSKVEASSQVAASQRPRRLRRTAALRRMVCETQLTLNDLIYPIFVREGTGIEEAIPSMPGLSRYSLDLLLEEAAAVYRLGIGAIALFPLIPIDQKDNAGTESYNPDGLVPRTVKALKEALPDLLIFTDVALDPYSSEGHDGIVQDGKILNDETVAVLVKQALCQAGAGADFVCPSDMMDGRVGAIRQALDAEGWTQVGILAYSAKYASAYYGPFRDALDSAPQFGDKKTYQMDAANTREALKEVALDIAEGADLVMVKPALAYMDIIWQIKQSTMLPVVAYNVSGEYAMVKAAAERGWIDEPQVVIETLTSFKRAGADLILTYFAKQLALQLRSQ from the coding sequence ATGGCTCCCGCTCAGTCCAAGGTAGAGGCTTCCAGTCAAGTTGCCGCGTCCCAACGCCCCCGACGACTGCGGCGCACTGCAGCTCTGCGGCGGATGGTTTGTGAAACACAGCTAACGCTCAATGACTTGATCTATCCGATATTTGTCAGGGAAGGTACGGGGATTGAGGAGGCGATTCCGTCAATGCCAGGGCTAAGCCGTTATTCCTTGGACTTGCTCCTAGAGGAAGCGGCAGCGGTGTATCGTCTGGGTATTGGGGCCATTGCTCTGTTCCCCCTCATCCCCATCGACCAGAAAGACAATGCCGGAACCGAGAGCTATAACCCCGACGGGTTAGTTCCCCGAACCGTGAAAGCCTTAAAAGAAGCGCTTCCTGATCTGCTGATCTTTACAGATGTCGCCCTCGATCCCTATAGCAGCGAAGGTCATGACGGTATTGTCCAAGATGGCAAAATTCTCAATGATGAAACGGTTGCAGTGCTGGTCAAGCAGGCATTGTGCCAAGCCGGAGCCGGAGCCGATTTTGTTTGTCCCTCGGATATGATGGATGGCCGGGTCGGAGCCATTCGCCAAGCCTTAGATGCAGAAGGGTGGACCCAGGTGGGCATTCTGGCCTATTCTGCCAAATACGCTTCAGCCTACTATGGGCCTTTCCGTGATGCCCTAGACTCAGCCCCTCAGTTTGGCGATAAGAAGACCTATCAGATGGACGCCGCTAATACTCGCGAAGCCCTCAAAGAGGTGGCCTTAGATATTGCCGAAGGCGCAGATCTGGTGATGGTGAAGCCTGCCCTTGCCTACATGGATATTATTTGGCAGATCAAGCAGTCCACAATGCTGCCTGTGGTGGCCTACAACGTCAGCGGCGAGTACGCAATGGTGAAGGCGGCAGCGGAGCGCGGCTGGATTGATGAACCACAGGTAGTAATCGAAACCCTCACCAGCTTTAAGCGGGCCGGGGCTGATTTAATCTTGACCTATTTTGCCAAGCAGCTCGCGCTTCAGTTGCGATCGCAATAG
- a CDS encoding Uma2 family endonuclease, which produces MIAAQENVSPLTPEAYFAWEEQQLEKHEYIDGQVYAMSGGSVNHGRIAIRFTALFDSHLENTGCITGNSDIKINILETSNYTYPDASVTCDDRDKTTIQYITYPCLIVEVLSDSTEAYDRGGKFRMYRQNPALRDYLLVSSTKIEIDLYRKNDSGEWIILNYKAGDTIELRSIDLSLAIEQIYRGLALTSAA; this is translated from the coding sequence ATGATCGCTGCTCAGGAAAACGTCTCTCCACTGACCCCCGAAGCCTACTTCGCTTGGGAAGAGCAGCAGCTAGAAAAACATGAATATATTGACGGTCAAGTCTATGCCATGAGCGGCGGCAGCGTAAATCATGGTCGCATCGCCATCAGATTCACCGCCCTATTCGACAGCCACCTAGAAAATACGGGCTGCATCACTGGCAATTCTGATATCAAAATCAATATCCTCGAAACCAGCAACTACACCTACCCTGACGCCAGCGTTACCTGTGACGATCGCGACAAAACCACAATCCAATACATTACCTATCCCTGCCTCATTGTTGAAGTTCTGTCCGACAGTACCGAAGCCTACGATCGCGGCGGCAAATTTAGGATGTATCGCCAAAACCCCGCTCTTCGAGACTATCTACTCGTTAGCTCCACCAAAATCGAAATTGACCTGTATCGCAAAAATGACTCGGGCGAATGGATCATTCTCAACTACAAGGCAGGCGACACCATCGAACTCCGAAGCATTGACCTCAGCCTTGCGATCGAGCAAATCTATCGCGGCCTCGCACTCACCTCAGCGGCTTAA
- a CDS encoding GNAT family N-acetyltransferase: protein MSLADDFGHAAAERWANSASSDRAALAIKHNSVWVAECESVVVGWIEVKAATIKGLYVTPSASHSGVGSLLMAYAESAIRAQGEITVNLDASPNALPFYARLGYKVAGDPNLDSSVPMVKYFGNDA, encoded by the coding sequence ATGAGTCTTGCCGATGATTTCGGACACGCTGCAGCCGAGCGCTGGGCAAACTCTGCCAGTTCCGATCGCGCTGCATTAGCGATCAAGCACAACAGTGTCTGGGTGGCAGAGTGCGAATCGGTTGTTGTGGGTTGGATCGAGGTCAAGGCCGCAACAATCAAAGGACTCTACGTGACTCCCTCTGCTTCTCACTCAGGTGTTGGCTCGTTACTTATGGCATATGCAGAGTCCGCAATCCGGGCACAAGGAGAAATTACAGTAAACCTAGACGCTAGCCCGAATGCCCTACCTTTCTACGCCCGGCTTGGATATAAGGTGGCAGGAGATCCAAACCTAGATAGCTCAGTTCCTATGGTTAAATATTTTGGTAACGATGCCTAA
- a CDS encoding precorrin-8X methylmutase, whose amino-acid sequence MLTIKELTQSVGHGTTPRMVRHYHQIGLLPQPMRSHSNYRLYSAADIQRLQRIVALKQQGFQLSHIQQMLVAQSQPMAVDPLLDQLQKQYQTVLQQMIKLRQTATALEGFIGRDQACQSVQAEALAQLRQLAAETETATAFTEDLWQQLDAAVPDHPEHFQEALFRLLPDLSQRPEIEVDVLSHLVLACGDVSLATFVRFSSDAIKAARETLSAGCTIVGDVPAVIAALDQPRLTHLGCQWATLLDNPHIDSAADAEQQFWQDNGWHQRLRDLTDGNIWMVGYAPSVLMKLCEAIETGVGRPALVIGLPIGFSHAPAAKRRLMQLSVPYVTTESALGGGLLAAVVLNRLAASLIEKPDCHCYLGEAN is encoded by the coding sequence ATGTTGACTATTAAAGAACTGACGCAATCCGTTGGTCACGGCACGACCCCCCGGATGGTGAGGCACTATCACCAGATTGGACTGCTGCCCCAGCCGATGCGATCGCACAGCAACTATCGCCTCTACAGCGCAGCCGATATACAGCGCCTCCAGCGAATTGTGGCCCTTAAACAACAGGGGTTTCAGCTCTCCCACATCCAGCAAATGCTAGTCGCTCAGTCCCAGCCGATGGCGGTGGACCCCTTATTGGACCAGCTCCAGAAGCAGTATCAAACCGTTTTGCAGCAGATGATCAAGCTCCGGCAGACTGCTACGGCTCTAGAGGGATTTATTGGACGCGACCAAGCTTGCCAGTCTGTCCAAGCTGAAGCCCTGGCACAGTTGCGGCAGTTGGCGGCTGAAACAGAGACCGCGACGGCCTTTACCGAAGATCTTTGGCAGCAGCTCGATGCCGCTGTCCCAGATCATCCTGAGCACTTCCAGGAGGCTCTCTTTCGCTTGCTGCCCGATCTTTCGCAGCGTCCTGAGATTGAAGTGGACGTACTCTCTCACCTGGTGTTAGCCTGCGGCGATGTAAGCCTAGCGACTTTCGTGCGCTTTAGTTCCGATGCCATCAAGGCAGCCCGTGAGACTCTATCTGCAGGCTGCACCATAGTGGGGGACGTTCCTGCCGTGATTGCGGCCCTAGACCAACCCCGTCTTACCCATTTAGGCTGTCAATGGGCCACGCTGCTGGACAATCCCCATATAGACAGTGCCGCCGATGCGGAACAGCAGTTCTGGCAGGATAACGGCTGGCACCAGCGGTTGCGGGATTTGACAGACGGCAATATCTGGATGGTGGGTTACGCGCCATCAGTCTTGATGAAACTTTGCGAAGCCATCGAGACGGGAGTGGGTCGGCCTGCCTTAGTCATTGGTCTGCCCATTGGGTTTAGTCATGCGCCAGCGGCCAAGCGTCGGTTGATGCAGTTATCGGTGCCCTACGTGACTACTGAAAGCGCCCTGGGCGGTGGCCTGCTGGCGGCAGTGGTACTTAATCGGCTGGCGGCTTCGTTGATTGAGAAGCCAGATTGTCACTGCTATCTCGGGGAGGCAAATTAA
- a CDS encoding heavy metal translocating P-type ATPase, which produces MENVTQLRFPQQGRIPSWFKTYPAVATAALCALLTLLGWLALVAGQVGGAVWILLIAYGIGGYESAREGLTTLWQERELDVDLLMIVAALGAATLGLWQREYYLLVDGAILILIFAISGALEDIALQRTERNIRSLMQLTPDTAWRWQGGQTQRIKTQQLQVGDRILIKPGELIPTDGVVQTGSSTVNQATLTGESIPVEKGIGDEVFGGTLNGSGAITVELHQPPESSLIQRVIRLVEQAKTSQPRSQLFLEKFERGYARLIVGVGLLLAIMPPLLLAWSWETTIYRALIFLVVASPCALMAAIMPTLLSGIAQGARQGILFKDGAQLETMGRIEAIAFDKTGTLTTGVLQVSDLVPAAGVAANHVLQVAASLEAYSEHPIADAIVAEAQQQGLSLLSANAVQAAIGQGIVGHLAGTLTRIGKPQFVTADLSETADSHLLQASHQLEATGKTVIWVTEQQHLIGLLAVADQIRPQAAQVLAILKQLGIATVILTGDNAATAQTLAQLVAVEAVYADLLPEDKVDAIEKLQQQYGTVAMVGDGINDAPALAQASVGIAMGTTGSDVALETADVVLMGDRLEKLTQAIGIGAKSQRIVKQNIALALTSIALLMVANFFGELTLPAGVLGHEGATLLVTLNGLRLLRTDAAIASISYL; this is translated from the coding sequence ATGGAGAATGTGACACAACTGAGGTTTCCACAACAGGGCCGGATTCCATCTTGGTTTAAAACCTATCCTGCCGTCGCAACGGCTGCGCTGTGTGCCCTGCTAACGCTGCTGGGCTGGTTGGCGTTAGTGGCCGGGCAGGTGGGCGGGGCCGTCTGGATCTTGTTGATTGCCTACGGCATTGGGGGTTATGAAAGCGCTCGTGAAGGGTTAACGACCCTGTGGCAAGAACGGGAATTAGATGTCGATCTATTGATGATTGTGGCGGCTCTGGGGGCGGCCACCTTGGGGCTATGGCAGCGGGAGTATTATTTGCTGGTGGATGGGGCAATTTTGATCTTAATCTTTGCCATCAGCGGAGCCTTAGAAGATATTGCCCTCCAGCGCACCGAGCGCAATATTCGGAGCCTGATGCAGCTCACTCCAGATACCGCTTGGCGGTGGCAAGGCGGTCAAACGCAGCGGATCAAAACGCAGCAGTTGCAGGTGGGCGATCGCATCCTGATCAAACCGGGCGAACTCATTCCCACGGACGGTGTGGTCCAGACTGGCAGCAGTACGGTGAATCAGGCGACGTTAACCGGCGAGTCGATTCCAGTGGAGAAAGGCATTGGGGATGAAGTCTTCGGGGGCACCCTCAACGGCAGTGGAGCGATCACGGTCGAGCTGCACCAGCCCCCAGAGAGCAGCCTGATTCAGCGAGTGATCCGCTTAGTGGAGCAGGCCAAAACCTCGCAGCCGCGATCTCAATTATTTTTAGAAAAATTCGAGCGGGGCTATGCCCGCCTGATTGTCGGCGTCGGGTTGCTCCTGGCAATAATGCCGCCCCTCTTGCTGGCCTGGAGTTGGGAAACCACTATCTACCGAGCCTTGATTTTTCTGGTGGTGGCCTCCCCCTGCGCCCTAATGGCGGCGATTATGCCCACCTTACTCTCTGGGATTGCTCAGGGGGCACGACAGGGGATTCTATTTAAAGATGGTGCTCAGTTGGAAACGATGGGGCGAATTGAGGCGATCGCCTTCGATAAAACCGGCACCCTAACCACGGGCGTTCTGCAGGTCAGCGATCTAGTGCCTGCTGCAGGCGTCGCCGCGAATCATGTGCTACAGGTGGCGGCTTCCCTAGAGGCTTATTCCGAGCATCCCATTGCGGATGCGATTGTGGCTGAGGCCCAACAGCAGGGACTGTCGCTTTTGTCAGCCAATGCTGTTCAAGCTGCGATAGGTCAGGGCATTGTCGGTCATCTAGCCGGAACCCTAACCCGGATCGGTAAACCTCAGTTTGTCACGGCAGATCTGTCCGAAACGGCAGACTCTCATCTGCTTCAGGCCAGCCATCAGCTAGAAGCCACCGGCAAAACCGTGATCTGGGTCACGGAGCAGCAGCACTTGATCGGACTTTTGGCCGTCGCCGATCAGATACGTCCCCAAGCCGCTCAAGTCTTAGCTATCCTCAAGCAACTGGGAATTGCGACGGTGATTCTGACGGGGGATAATGCCGCCACCGCTCAGACCCTTGCCCAACTTGTGGCGGTAGAAGCCGTCTACGCCGATTTACTACCGGAGGACAAAGTAGATGCCATTGAAAAACTCCAGCAGCAGTACGGCACCGTGGCGATGGTGGGGGATGGCATTAACGATGCTCCGGCTCTGGCTCAAGCCTCGGTGGGCATTGCGATGGGGACGACGGGCAGTGATGTAGCTTTAGAGACGGCGGATGTGGTGTTGATGGGCGATCGTTTAGAGAAACTCACGCAGGCGATTGGTATTGGAGCCAAGTCTCAACGGATTGTCAAACAGAATATTGCTCTAGCGCTGACCTCTATTGCCCTGTTGATGGTAGCTAACTTCTTTGGTGAACTGACCTTGCCTGCTGGGGTGCTGGGGCACGAGGGGGCAACGTTGTTGGTAACGCTCAATGGCTTGCGATTACTGAGAACCGATGCCGCTATCGCCTCTATATCTTACTTGTAG